In the genome of Cryptomeria japonica chromosome 8, Sugi_1.0, whole genome shotgun sequence, one region contains:
- the LOC131054979 gene encoding formin-like protein 20 produces MKIQITLISASDIWNVDIFHDSKVYAVAWIEDGSRPAKQKTTAKEFDTNPSWNKLMCFIVEEKALELDCLCLKLELRIKETTRSKEETTGRKKARRMIRMKETTGGKKVGDVSIPIKFLAKSKNGRLDFWSFWVRNPSGNVTGKLNLAFEVIKPESESIAKESAAPQRKKKKRKKVPLIKPEPESNAKEIDAPQGKNNKRNKVPVIKPEPKSNAKESAAPQRKKKKRKRHRVPLIKSEPNSNAKESAAPKRKKRKKVHLTTSSEFAPPTIDPPPLPLLPHPDVGYPQYPLQQPNSHQGGTGYTPSSGYPSYPPDYSQQAAYPSQPIEYPQQAGSHPYPPDYTQQAAYPYPPYTPYTPPDYPHQAGYPYAPYPPYTPQAAAPPPPPPLSHAGYPQYPTPGEQYPLPQPYPQQGGFTANSGYTGW; encoded by the coding sequence ATGAAGATACAAATAACCTTGATATCCGCCAGTGATATATGGAATGTGGACATTTTCCACGATTCGAAGGTTTATGCGGTGGCGTGGATTGAAGATGGATCGCGACCCGCAAAGCAAAAAACTACGGCCAAAGAGTTCGATACAAACCCTAGCTGGAACAAGCTAATGTGTTTCATAGTGGAGGAGAAGGCGCTCGAGCTGGACTGCCTCTGCTTAAAACTGGAGCTCAGAATAAAAGAGACAACCCGCAGCAAGGAGGAGACAACCGGCAGGAAGAAAGCACGCAGAATGATCAGAATGAAGGAGACAACCGGCGGCAAGAAAGTAGGCGACGTGTCCATCCCCATTAAATTCCTTGCCAAGTCGAAGAACGGCCGCCTAGATTTCTGGAGTTTCTGGGTGCGCAATCCCTCTGGGAATGTCACAGGGAAGCTCAACCTGGCATTCGAAGTTATAAAGCCGGAGTCCGAGTCAATTGCCAAAGAAAGCGCCGCTCCACAAcgcaagaaaaagaaaaggaaaaaggtgcCCCTGATCAAGCCAGAGCCCGAATCAAATGCCAAAGAGATTGACGCTCCACAAGGCAAGAACAATAAAAGGAACAAGGTGCCCGTGATCAAGCCAGAGcccaaatcaaatgccaaagagAGCGCCGCTCCACAAcgcaagaaaaagaaaaggaaaaggcacaGGGTGCCCCTGATCAAGTCAGAGCCCAATTCAAATGCCAAAGAGAGCGCCGCCCCAAAGCGTAAAAAAAGGAAGAAGGTGCACCTGACCACCTCTTCAGAATTCGCGCCACCCACTATCGATCCCCCGCCTCTGCCGCTTCTGCCTCATCCTGATGTGGGCTATCCCCAATATCCTCTGCAACAGCCCAACTCTCATCAGGGTGGCACTGGGTACACTCCCTCCTCTGGTTACCCTTCATACCCACCAGACTATTCTCAGCAGGCTGCTTACCCTTCACAACCAATAGAATATCCTCAGCAGGCTGGTTCCCATCCATACCCACCAGACTATACTCAGCAGGCTGCTTACCCTTACCCTCCCTACACACCATACACACCACCAGACTATCCTCACCAGGCTGGTTACCCTTACGCTCCCTACCCACCATACACGCCACAGGCCGCTGCCCCTCCGCCGCCTCCGCCTCTGTCTCATGCGGGCTATCCACAATACCCTACACCAGGCGAGCAGTATCCTCTGCCGCAGCCTTATCCTCAGCAGGGTGGATTCACTGCCAATTCTGGTTACACGGGGTGGTAA